A window of the Candidatus Binatia bacterium genome harbors these coding sequences:
- a CDS encoding nitroreductase family protein, translated as MDFTEVLGNRRSIRFFDPDRPVERKKVQKILEAMRIGSCAMNAQWLRAIVVYRDELPTDTFEKLKVPVAGVIMELAPVHIYCYGDLSVIPKDRGARPKQLIDIGALAPSHGWTHRFVDEFVWPQLLEPLSKSPAYPVAMAFDNGGCATQGLLMAFNEGLGACWTAFNTEAAKEIFGVPDDWVPHYVLNVGYPLESREAGGQRPRPPFEELYFEGRVGNPFRRDEAVVEELKKAKMLQTPAPLPGRKEELRQLARKLGLPE; from the coding sequence ATGGATTTCACAGAGGTGCTGGGCAACCGGCGGTCGATCCGCTTCTTCGATCCGGATCGGCCGGTCGAACGGAAAAAGGTCCAGAAAATTCTAGAGGCCATGCGGATCGGGTCCTGTGCCATGAACGCCCAGTGGTTGCGGGCGATCGTGGTCTACCGGGACGAGTTGCCGACCGACACCTTTGAGAAGCTCAAAGTGCCGGTGGCAGGCGTCATCATGGAATTGGCGCCGGTCCACATCTATTGCTACGGGGATCTCTCGGTGATCCCGAAGGATCGGGGTGCCCGTCCGAAACAGCTCATCGATATCGGTGCGTTGGCCCCGAGCCATGGGTGGACCCACCGCTTCGTCGACGAGTTCGTCTGGCCGCAGCTGCTCGAGCCCTTGAGCAAGAGCCCAGCGTATCCGGTCGCCATGGCCTTCGACAACGGCGGCTGTGCTACACAGGGACTCCTGATGGCGTTCAACGAGGGCCTCGGGGCTTGCTGGACGGCTTTCAATACGGAAGCAGCCAAGGAGATCTTCGGCGTACCGGACGACTGGGTCCCACACTACGTGTTGAATGTGGGGTACCCGCTGGAGTCGCGCGAGGCCGGAGGCCAGCGGCCGCGGCCACCGTTCGAGGAACTCTACTTCGAGGGCCGGGTTGGCAATCCCTTTCGGCGAGACGAGGCGGTCGTAGAGGAACTCAAGAAGGCGAAGATGCTACAAACGCCGGCGCCATTGCCCGGCCGTAAGGAGGAACTGCGCCAACTGGCTCGCAAGCTGGGGCTGCCGGAGTAG
- a CDS encoding peroxiredoxin: MLSPGDQAPDFHGTLADGRQLRLRDFRGRRHVILYFFPRDFTPGCTREACGFRDRRAEVARLDAEVVGVSLDSAEKHAAFAAAHNLPYPLVSDLDAKIATAYGVSRLGGWLPTRRVTFVIDKRGVVQQVIKTELSISRHIDEAVETLKRLQTPASPA, translated from the coding sequence ATGCTCTCTCCTGGCGACCAGGCCCCAGATTTTCATGGAACGCTCGCCGATGGGCGCCAGCTGCGCCTCCGCGATTTTCGCGGACGGCGCCACGTCATTCTGTACTTCTTTCCCAGGGACTTTACACCGGGCTGCACGCGCGAGGCATGCGGCTTCCGCGATCGACGGGCGGAGGTGGCACGCTTGGACGCCGAAGTTGTCGGCGTAAGCCTAGACTCTGCCGAGAAGCACGCGGCCTTTGCCGCAGCGCATAACCTCCCGTATCCGCTCGTCAGCGACCTCGACGCCAAGATCGCGACGGCTTACGGTGTGTCTCGGCTCGGCGGCTGGTTGCCTACCAGGCGTGTCACCTTCGTCATCGACAAACGCGGGGTCGTGCAGCAGGTCATCAAGACCGAGTTGAGCATCAGTCGCCACATCGATGAAGCCGTTGAGACCTTGAAGCGGCTGCAGACACCCGCGTCACCGGCGTGA
- a CDS encoding cytochrome c, giving the protein MTLKNTVLHRVSFGPIAAVALFLCLPTRGAATEPESPDKATYTRYCSSCHGYDGKGKGPVANVLTTKPTDLTEIAKKAGGDFPMMKVIQSIDGSVLVRGHGETDMPVWGERFRAESAAPSSRQAEARGRILLIAEYLRSIQEK; this is encoded by the coding sequence ATGACGCTCAAGAACACGGTGCTCCACCGGGTATCCTTCGGTCCGATCGCGGCCGTAGCGCTCTTCCTTTGTCTCCCGACACGGGGGGCGGCCACCGAGCCCGAGAGCCCCGACAAGGCGACATACACGCGCTACTGCAGTTCGTGCCACGGTTACGACGGCAAGGGGAAAGGTCCAGTTGCAAATGTCCTGACGACCAAGCCGACGGACCTGACAGAGATCGCGAAGAAAGCAGGCGGGGATTTCCCCATGATGAAGGTCATTCAATCCATTGATGGCTCCGTACTGGTTCGGGGCCACGGGGAGACTGACATGCCGGTATGGGGCGAGCGCTTTCGTGCTGAGTCAGCAGCACCATCGAGCCGTCAGGCGGAAGCTCGAGGGCGAATTCTCCTCATTGCAGAGTACCTCCGCTCGATCCAAGAGAAGTAG
- a CDS encoding OmcA/MtrC family decaheme c-type cytochrome — translation MTGPTGPSGPAPTTGTPLATTNSISIAVDDVAKTATLTVNFTVTDANGSYIPQLADASATNATQLAYMRFALAELQPAAANSGDADIWVNYTTGDRTPANLTDNHDGTYTYKFKTDLYAKYNAAWTHRLLLLVSATTVVPQLTEPKNVIYDFVPAQLPGPFTFATTRNIVTTDACNGCHGKLGSPLGAASFHGGSRYLVEACTVCHTTTLGTNGVAELAPFIHKIHAAKNDPNLVDLLSGVTKITYPGQKGTDSSTITALGGPSKALGAPIDCAKCHDSAAADSDHWNTRPTMTACGSCHEVDFAAGTNHAFGAQANNVLCAGCHPASSATGWPVKKYHMPTDATAANPDIPAGLAKIDYFIDSVTVNGSNQAVVTFHINKDGTPLDLSTYPPAGFSGGPSFLVGYTLPQGPITTPVDYNNLNRSAAQPFSVTLASLAASLTGTAASYTAILTTAPFPAGATMRAVSLQGYFTQVKGGSILADTPRHTLSVVAGVSVLKCSNNSSISCTVNADCGTGNTCVNTEAQRRVVVDKDKCLACHEILSLHGGNRVNEVQVCVICHNPNLSSSGRGADPANVDAANKQLLTDNGYDPTKPLTWPEATLNFKELVHGIHSAGVRTFPYEFVRDRGTSGVFYYNWSEVTFPGIPSNCLTCHKPGTFDADLPSGVLLTTDRTTSVADGNDPTTAAVVAARTSVPNVTDWVNSPTASACYFCHDGNLDAAHFGQNGGFLDLTRSDAVASNAPVETCKLCHGPGRLADVATIHPGLVATQ, via the coding sequence GTGACGGGACCCACTGGACCGAGCGGCCCTGCGCCAACCACCGGGACGCCCCTGGCGACCACGAACAGCATCTCGATTGCCGTTGACGATGTCGCGAAGACTGCGACGTTGACCGTGAATTTTACGGTCACGGATGCGAACGGCAGTTACATTCCCCAACTCGCTGACGCCTCCGCTACTAACGCTACCCAGTTGGCCTACATGCGGTTCGCTCTAGCCGAGCTGCAGCCCGCTGCTGCTAATAGTGGTGATGCCGACATCTGGGTAAACTACACCACGGGTGACCGCACTCCTGCAAACCTGACCGACAATCACGACGGTACCTATACCTACAAATTCAAGACTGACCTGTACGCGAAGTACAACGCTGCCTGGACGCACAGGCTGCTGTTGCTGGTGTCTGCCACTACTGTCGTACCGCAGCTAACGGAGCCGAAGAACGTCATCTATGATTTTGTGCCGGCGCAACTCCCCGGCCCGTTCACCTTCGCCACCACCCGCAACATCGTTACGACCGATGCCTGCAACGGGTGTCATGGCAAGTTGGGAAGCCCGTTGGGCGCCGCCAGTTTCCATGGTGGCAGCCGTTATCTCGTCGAGGCCTGCACGGTCTGCCATACCACGACGCTGGGGACCAACGGCGTGGCCGAATTGGCTCCATTTATTCACAAGATCCACGCTGCTAAGAACGACCCGAACCTGGTTGACCTCCTCTCGGGCGTCACTAAGATTACCTACCCCGGCCAGAAAGGCACCGATAGTTCTACCATCACGGCCTTGGGGGGGCCGAGCAAGGCGCTAGGGGCTCCGATCGACTGTGCCAAGTGCCACGATTCCGCGGCTGCGGATAGCGACCACTGGAACACGCGCCCCACGATGACGGCTTGCGGCTCTTGCCACGAAGTGGATTTTGCTGCGGGCACCAACCACGCCTTCGGCGCGCAAGCAAACAACGTGCTTTGCGCGGGATGCCATCCGGCGTCAAGCGCGACGGGTTGGCCGGTTAAGAAGTACCACATGCCGACCGATGCCACCGCGGCGAACCCTGACATCCCTGCCGGGCTGGCCAAGATCGACTACTTCATCGATAGCGTCACGGTGAACGGGAGCAACCAAGCCGTTGTCACCTTCCACATCAACAAGGATGGCACGCCACTGGATCTCTCCACCTATCCTCCTGCGGGCTTCAGTGGTGGGCCGAGCTTCCTGGTTGGCTACACCCTGCCTCAGGGCCCAATCACTACTCCCGTCGACTACAACAACCTAAACCGCAGCGCCGCCCAGCCCTTCAGCGTAACCCTCGCGAGCTTGGCTGCCAGCCTGACGGGTACGGCCGCTAGCTACACCGCTATCCTCACCACTGCGCCCTTCCCGGCCGGTGCGACCATGCGTGCGGTTTCCCTGCAGGGGTACTTCACCCAGGTGAAGGGTGGTTCGATCCTGGCGGACACGCCCCGCCACACCCTCTCGGTTGTCGCGGGCGTGAGCGTTCTCAAGTGCTCGAACAATAGCTCCATCTCCTGCACCGTCAATGCGGACTGCGGCACCGGCAATACGTGCGTGAACACGGAAGCACAGCGGCGCGTAGTGGTGGACAAGGACAAGTGCCTCGCCTGCCACGAGATCCTGAGCTTGCACGGCGGCAACCGGGTCAACGAGGTGCAGGTGTGCGTCATCTGCCACAATCCCAATCTGAGCAGCAGCGGCCGCGGCGCCGATCCCGCCAACGTCGACGCCGCAAATAAGCAACTCCTTACTGATAATGGCTACGATCCCACTAAGCCCCTGACCTGGCCCGAGGCCACCCTCAACTTTAAAGAACTGGTCCACGGTATCCATTCGGCCGGCGTGCGGACCTTCCCGTACGAGTTTGTCCGCGACCGGGGAACGAGTGGGGTCTTCTACTACAACTGGAGCGAGGTGACCTTCCCCGGCATCCCGAGCAACTGTCTGACCTGCCACAAGCCGGGTACCTTTGATGCCGATCTGCCCTCTGGCGTGCTGCTGACCACCGACCGCACCACCTCGGTTGCGGATGGAAACGACCCGACGACAGCGGCTGTGGTTGCGGCCCGTACCAGCGTGCCGAACGTCACCGACTGGGTGAACAGCCCGACAGCCTCGGCCTGCTACTTCTGCCACGACGGCAACCTCGATGCAGCTCACTTCGGGCAGAACGGCGGTTTCCTCGACCTGACGCGCTCCGATGCGGTGGCGTCAAACGCACCGGTCGAGACCTGTAAGCTCTGCCACGGCCCTGGCCGGTTGGCGGACGTTGCGACGATTCATCCTGGGCTGGTCGCAACACAGTAA
- a CDS encoding c-type cytochrome, whose protein sequence is MNAKRFLTAVLVLLAAGLIGSATARADTTAGEAVFKSRCANCHTLTGGLSTIAPDLTGVVGRKAGSLKGYQYSAALRNSDIVWTPEKLEQWLSSPHGVAVETEMAFTGLKGEKEREDLIGFLKQHVAK, encoded by the coding sequence ATGAACGCAAAACGTTTCCTCACAGCTGTTCTTGTGCTACTTGCCGCAGGCCTCATCGGTTCCGCCACCGCGCGTGCCGACACCACTGCCGGCGAGGCGGTCTTCAAGAGTCGGTGTGCCAACTGCCACACCTTAACGGGAGGACTGTCCACTATTGCTCCGGACTTGACCGGCGTCGTCGGCCGGAAGGCAGGCTCACTCAAGGGCTATCAATACTCGGCAGCGTTGCGTAACTCCGACATTGTCTGGACGCCCGAGAAGCTCGAGCAGTGGCTGAGTTCGCCGCACGGGGTCGCCGTGGAAACGGAGATGGCCTTCACCGGGCTCAAGGGCGAGAAGGAACGCGAGGATCTCATCGGGTTTCTCAAGCAACACGTCGCCAAGTGA